The Nitrosomonas cryotolerans ATCC 49181 genome includes a window with the following:
- a CDS encoding HlyC/CorC family transporter — MDDPAPKSGWLERLSTLLLRKPEDREQLITLLHSAFERNLLDSDALSMIEGVMQVSEMQARDIMIPRAQMGVIDISETPDKFIPFVIETAHSRFPVIEGSKDHIIGILLAKDLLRYYAGEEEFDIRDMLRPAVFIPESKRLNILLKDFRSNRNHIAIVVDEYGGVAGLVTIEDVLEQIVGDIEDEYDFDEEEDNIVLESDNHYRVKAITEIDNFNDVLNANFSNGDCDTIGGLVLKEFGRLPDRGESVVIGHFKFTVLRADSRRLHILKVEKIVANS, encoded by the coding sequence ATGGATGACCCCGCACCTAAATCTGGATGGCTGGAGCGTCTTAGTACACTGCTCTTGCGCAAGCCAGAAGATCGCGAACAATTAATTACATTATTACATTCCGCCTTTGAGCGTAATCTGCTTGATTCTGATGCGCTCAGCATGATCGAAGGAGTCATGCAGGTTTCTGAAATGCAGGCACGTGACATCATGATACCGCGCGCGCAAATGGGCGTCATTGATATCAGCGAAACGCCCGACAAGTTTATTCCGTTTGTGATCGAGACAGCACATTCACGTTTTCCCGTGATCGAGGGCAGTAAAGACCACATCATTGGCATCTTGCTGGCAAAAGATTTACTCCGTTATTATGCGGGAGAAGAGGAATTTGATATCCGCGATATGTTACGTCCCGCCGTATTTATTCCGGAATCCAAGCGGCTTAATATCCTGCTCAAGGATTTCCGCAGTAACCGCAACCATATCGCTATTGTCGTTGATGAATATGGCGGCGTAGCCGGCCTCGTCACCATTGAAGATGTACTTGAGCAGATTGTTGGTGACATTGAGGATGAATATGATTTTGATGAGGAAGAAGATAATATCGTGCTGGAATCAGATAATCACTATCGCGTCAAAGCCATTACCGAAATAGACAATTTCAATGATGTACTGAATGCAAACTTTAGTAATGGAGACTGCGATACCATTGGCGGGTTGGTACTGAAGGAATTTGGCCGCTTACCAGATCGCGGCGAATCTGTTGTTATCGGTCACTTTAAATTTACCGTATTACGCGCTGATAGTCGTAGATTACATATACTGAAAGTTGAAAAAATTGTTGCAAACTCATAA
- the ybeY gene encoding rRNA maturation RNase YbeY yields MEKKLKLTVQYATNIADIPTRQQFRRWIKAALMQAAEITLRIVDESEGCDLNYHFRGKNSATNVLTFVYDDTQPLSGDIVLCTAIIEQEAQQQHKNLTAHYAHLTVHGVLHLQGYDHQNDTEAAIMEQLETEIITKLGYDNPYKEQ; encoded by the coding sequence ATGGAGAAAAAACTCAAACTAACGGTGCAATATGCCACAAATATTGCAGACATTCCAACCCGGCAACAATTCCGCAGATGGATCAAAGCGGCACTGATGCAAGCGGCCGAAATTACACTACGCATCGTAGATGAAAGTGAGGGGTGCGATCTCAACTATCATTTCCGGGGCAAAAATAGCGCGACCAATGTTTTGACTTTTGTCTATGACGACACACAACCGCTCTCCGGTGATATCGTTCTATGCACAGCAATCATTGAACAGGAAGCGCAACAACAGCACAAAAATTTAACGGCACATTATGCGCATCTCACAGTACATGGCGTGCTACACCTGCAAGGCTATGACCATCAGAACGACACCGAGGCAGCAATCATGGAACAACTTGAGACTGAGATTATTACCAAACTTGGCTATGATAATCCTTATAAGGAGCAGTAG
- a CDS encoding PhoH family protein has protein sequence MKSKPIEISFTPADNLRLANLCGALDENLKQIETALDVTIARRGEHFSLSGQADQIKLAAQVLRNFYNQSQHYLSIEQVQLGLIQAINPHHLPDPTNTDALATSKAAPALMTRRSNLYGRTPRQAQYLQQIQEHDITFAIGPAGTGKTYLAVASAVDALERDMVARLILVRPAVEAGERLGFLPGDMTQKVDPYLRPLYDALYDLMGFDKTSKQFDRNTIEIAPLAFMRGRTLNQSFIILDEAQNTTPEQMKMFLTRIGFGSKAVITGDITQTDLPKHQKSGLVEAKQVLNQVRGIAFTHFKSEDVVRHPLVQRIVNAYESYDEQKRDD, from the coding sequence TTGAAATCAAAACCCATCGAGATTTCTTTTACGCCAGCTGACAATCTGCGCCTTGCAAATCTATGCGGTGCATTAGACGAAAATCTCAAACAAATTGAAACCGCACTAGATGTCACTATTGCGCGGCGAGGCGAGCATTTCAGTTTATCTGGCCAGGCAGATCAAATTAAACTGGCCGCACAAGTCTTGCGTAATTTCTATAATCAATCACAACACTATCTGTCTATTGAACAAGTGCAATTGGGTTTGATCCAGGCCATCAATCCGCATCACTTACCAGACCCAACTAATACTGACGCGTTGGCGACATCAAAAGCAGCGCCCGCCTTAATGACCCGGCGCAGTAATCTATATGGTCGGACGCCACGTCAAGCTCAATATCTACAACAAATCCAGGAACACGATATTACTTTCGCCATTGGTCCCGCCGGAACCGGCAAGACTTATCTTGCTGTAGCCAGCGCAGTAGATGCCTTGGAACGCGATATGGTGGCGCGCCTTATATTGGTACGTCCAGCAGTCGAAGCGGGAGAACGCCTGGGATTTCTACCAGGTGATATGACACAAAAGGTGGATCCCTATTTACGCCCCCTCTATGATGCGCTGTACGATCTAATGGGCTTTGATAAAACCAGCAAACAATTTGATCGCAATACGATTGAGATTGCCCCGCTGGCCTTTATGCGTGGGCGCACACTGAACCAGTCATTTATTATCCTGGATGAAGCACAAAATACCACGCCGGAACAAATGAAGATGTTTTTAACGCGGATTGGCTTTGGCTCCAAGGCGGTAATTACAGGGGATATAACACAAACCGACCTACCCAAGCATCAGAAAAGTGGTCTGGTTGAAGCCAAGCAAGTACTCAATCAGGTACGTGGTATCGCCTTTACTCATTTTAAATCTGAAGATGTCGTGAGACATCCACTGGTACAACGTATTGTCAATGCCTATGAAAGCTATGATGAACAGAAACGGGACGATTGA
- the miaB gene encoding tRNA (N6-isopentenyl adenosine(37)-C2)-methylthiotransferase MiaB, giving the protein MSNKLYIKTFGCQMNEYDSNKMADVLRVAHGMEQTNDPAEADIILFNTCSVREKAQEKVFHDLGRVRHLKASNPHLLIGVGGCVASQEGKTIVSRAPFVDMVFGPQTLHRLPQLIAARKATGRAQVDISFPEIEKFDHLPLARTEGVTAFVSIMEGCSKYCSFCVVPYTRGEEVSRPLDDILTEIAVLTDQGIKEITLLGQNVNAYLGVMDDGAIADFSLLLECVHEIPGIERIRYTTSHPKEFTTRLIAAYSKLPKLVSHLHLPVQSGSDSILAAMKRGYTVSEYKSIIHRVRAIRSNISLTSDFIIGFPGETDADFEATMQLVEEMNFDESFSFIYSARPGTPAADLPDNTPYAVKLERLQHLQAKINQQAQRISRQMVGTTQRVLMEGVSKRNAAEFRGRTDNNRMVNLAVDPELIGCFVNIKITDARSHSLRGEIVSD; this is encoded by the coding sequence GTGAGTAATAAGCTTTATATCAAAACCTTTGGCTGCCAGATGAACGAGTATGACTCGAACAAGATGGCCGATGTGCTTCGTGTTGCTCATGGCATGGAACAAACCAACGATCCTGCTGAAGCTGACATCATTTTATTTAATACCTGCTCAGTACGAGAAAAAGCTCAGGAAAAGGTATTTCATGATCTCGGGCGCGTCCGGCACCTGAAAGCATCCAATCCTCATTTACTGATTGGCGTTGGTGGCTGTGTTGCTAGCCAGGAAGGCAAAACCATCGTTAGTCGTGCACCATTTGTCGATATGGTATTCGGGCCTCAGACACTCCATCGATTGCCGCAATTAATCGCCGCACGCAAAGCGACAGGCCGAGCTCAGGTGGACATTTCTTTTCCTGAAATTGAAAAATTTGATCATCTTCCGCTCGCACGAACAGAGGGTGTCACCGCTTTCGTATCCATTATGGAAGGCTGCAGCAAATATTGTAGTTTTTGCGTTGTTCCTTATACACGGGGCGAAGAAGTCTCACGCCCGCTAGACGATATTCTGACAGAAATTGCAGTATTAACAGATCAAGGCATTAAGGAAATAACCTTGCTGGGCCAAAACGTCAATGCTTATCTTGGCGTCATGGACGATGGTGCTATTGCAGATTTTTCATTATTGCTTGAATGCGTTCATGAGATACCCGGCATTGAGCGTATCCGTTATACCACCTCTCATCCCAAAGAATTCACTACCCGCTTGATTGCCGCCTATTCAAAGCTACCCAAATTAGTCAGTCACTTACACTTACCCGTACAGTCTGGTTCTGATAGTATCCTGGCAGCAATGAAGCGTGGCTACACGGTTTCTGAATACAAATCCATTATTCACAGAGTGCGCGCAATCCGCTCGAATATCTCACTGACGTCCGATTTTATTATTGGCTTTCCCGGTGAAACAGACGCCGATTTTGAAGCCACTATGCAACTGGTTGAAGAAATGAATTTTGATGAATCCTTCAGCTTTATCTATAGCGCCCGCCCGGGAACACCCGCTGCTGATTTACCGGATAACACGCCTTACGCGGTCAAACTGGAAAGGCTGCAGCACCTACAAGCAAAAATTAATCAGCAGGCACAGAGAATCAGCCGACAAATGGTAGGTACCACACAGCGCGTTCTAATGGAGGGCGTATCCAAAAGAAATGCAGCCGAATTTCGTGGGCGTACTGACAATAATCGCATGGTAAACCTTGCGGTTGATCCAGAACTAATTGGTTGTTTTGTAAACATTAAAATCACTGACGCGCGGTCGCATTCATTACGCGGCGAAATAGTCTCCGACTAA
- a CDS encoding UbiH/UbiF family hydroxylase yields MKFDLVIIGGGLVGASLVVALKGSGLKIALIESRVPASLPADASWDSRLYAISPGSATFLQNLGVWQGLEADRITPVYDMTVFGDDDTTHLDFSAYDIGLSELAFIIENRQLQTAVWHVLKSQEQDLEIFNPVQCTELVWHESHVDVQLTDGSLLQTALVIGADGVNSWVRQQAGIEVSQHAYHQIGLVANFSTEQSHRNIAHQWFKRDSVLALLPLPDKRVSMVWSVSEEQAAILLDLPATELCQLVADASCQTLGNLQLITSPVGFPLNFVSAKRLVRPRLALIGDAAHGIHPLAGQGVNLGLRDTRELAAILNARGPQTDCGDFMLLRQYERARKEDILAMELMTDGLQKLFNNTNPTLARLRNLGLEITNRLPLLKNRLMQHALS; encoded by the coding sequence ATGAAATTTGACCTTGTAATTATCGGCGGTGGATTAGTAGGCGCAAGCTTGGTAGTCGCGCTTAAAGGTAGTGGTTTGAAAATAGCGCTGATAGAGTCGCGCGTGCCTGCCTCGCTTCCGGCTGATGCAAGCTGGGATAGTCGGCTTTATGCAATTAGTCCGGGTAGTGCGACATTTCTACAGAATCTGGGTGTGTGGCAGGGGTTAGAAGCCGATCGGATAACGCCGGTTTATGATATGACAGTATTCGGTGATGATGATACGACTCATCTGGATTTCAGCGCTTATGATATTGGTTTATCCGAGTTAGCCTTTATTATTGAGAATCGTCAGCTACAAACGGCGGTTTGGCATGTACTTAAATCCCAAGAACAAGATCTTGAAATTTTTAACCCGGTGCAATGCACTGAATTAGTCTGGCATGAGTCTCATGTTGATGTGCAGTTAACAGATGGCAGTCTGCTTCAAACTGCGTTGGTGATTGGTGCGGATGGGGTCAATTCCTGGGTGCGACAGCAGGCTGGCATCGAAGTTTCGCAGCATGCCTATCATCAAATTGGCCTGGTAGCTAATTTTAGTACAGAACAATCCCATCGTAACATTGCTCATCAGTGGTTTAAGCGAGATAGTGTGCTGGCATTATTACCTTTGCCGGATAAGCGGGTATCCATGGTGTGGTCTGTTAGCGAAGAACAAGCCGCTATTTTACTTGATTTGCCAGCGACCGAGCTATGCCAACTGGTAGCTGATGCTTCCTGTCAGACATTAGGTAATCTTCAGCTTATAACCAGCCCCGTGGGCTTTCCGTTGAATTTTGTGAGTGCAAAGAGGCTGGTTCGACCCCGCTTGGCACTGATTGGTGATGCTGCGCATGGTATTCATCCGCTTGCTGGTCAAGGGGTGAACCTGGGTCTGCGCGATACACGAGAGCTAGCGGCAATATTAAATGCACGCGGCCCGCAAACAGATTGTGGTGACTTCATGCTGCTGCGCCAGTACGAACGGGCACGTAAGGAAGATATTCTGGCTATGGAATTAATGACTGATGGTCTGCAAAAATTATTTAACAATACTAATCCAACACTTGCCCGCTTACGAAATTTGGGGCTGGAAATAACTAACCGTCTGCCGTTATTAAAGAATCGCTTGATGCAACATGCCTTGAGTTAA
- a CDS encoding DsbC family protein, translating to MRLSLLVLILLVYTLPGMVLADQSELRESIGLHFPVDKIESLKKTPYLGLYEVVVDGEIFYTDATGNYFFFGHVVDGKTRKSLTGERLQEIKDARRIALDSLPLELAIKTIKGNGERILVVFTDPNCPYCKQLEKELTKVTDVTIYTLLYPILNGSVEVAAGIWCATDRVKAWDDFMLRNIAPKGKDCETPLATLLQAGKENKVNGTPTLIFADGSVVGGMIPIEMIVKKLDSAIKNH from the coding sequence ATGCGTTTGAGTTTATTGGTTCTAATCTTGCTGGTATACACGCTTCCTGGCATGGTACTGGCTGATCAGTCAGAACTCAGGGAGTCAATCGGGTTACATTTCCCGGTTGATAAAATCGAGAGTTTGAAAAAAACGCCTTATCTGGGACTATACGAAGTAGTGGTTGATGGCGAGATATTTTATACGGATGCAACAGGGAATTATTTCTTTTTTGGTCATGTGGTTGATGGAAAAACTCGGAAAAGTCTGACGGGTGAGCGCTTACAGGAAATTAAAGATGCTCGCCGAATTGCTCTTGATTCCCTCCCATTGGAGCTTGCCATCAAAACGATTAAGGGGAATGGTGAGCGTATATTGGTTGTCTTTACTGATCCAAACTGCCCCTATTGCAAGCAATTGGAAAAGGAATTAACGAAGGTTACCGATGTCACCATTTATACCTTACTGTATCCAATATTGAATGGTTCTGTTGAAGTAGCTGCGGGAATTTGGTGTGCTACAGATCGAGTCAAGGCATGGGATGATTTTATGCTAAGGAATATTGCGCCAAAGGGCAAAGACTGCGAAACACCGTTGGCCACTCTTCTTCAAGCAGGTAAGGAAAACAAGGTAAACGGAACACCAACGCTCATTTTTGCTGATGGTTCGGTGGTAGGTGGAATGATTCCCATTGAGATGATTGTGAAAAAGTTGGATAGCGCAATAAAAAATCATTAA
- the mltA gene encoding murein transglycosylase A, translated as MKNQFSFPVMLLVTLLNACSTDTVTPTVMPDKSPASVISPSTGSPTISTLKATTWSALTGWEKDDLLPAWPAFLQSCVALNKQILWKKACTTAVSMQQPSNTMVRHFFETHFIPHQVINADGSDDGLVTGYYEPLLQGSRKPSARYRYPLYATPDSLLIVELGEIYPELKGLKLRGRLQERKIVPYYSRAEIMNNPEKLQGHELLWVDDEIELFFLQIQGSGRIALDNGETLKIGYAEQNGHPYNSIGKLLVQRGELPLEKASMQGIKQWGQRNPDKLAELLQQNARFVFFRELPADLSGPLGALGVPLTAGRSLAIDPRAIPQGAPTFLATTWPNSNKQLHRLMMAQDTGGAIKGGVRADFFWGFGSEAGKQAGKMKQKGKMWVLMPQGYTPPKLVQQ; from the coding sequence ATGAAAAACCAATTCAGTTTTCCTGTGATGCTTTTAGTCACATTACTCAATGCCTGCTCTACCGATACCGTTACGCCCACTGTCATGCCAGATAAGTCACCCGCATCTGTCATCTCACCATCGACCGGATCACCAACGATATCGACGCTTAAAGCAACTACATGGTCTGCGCTGACAGGTTGGGAGAAAGACGATCTCTTACCCGCATGGCCCGCATTTTTGCAAAGCTGTGTTGCTTTAAACAAACAAATATTATGGAAAAAAGCCTGTACAACTGCGGTTTCAATGCAACAACCAAGCAACACAATGGTGAGACATTTTTTTGAAACACACTTTATTCCACACCAAGTTATTAATGCAGACGGCAGTGATGATGGGCTGGTCACTGGCTACTATGAGCCTTTATTGCAAGGCAGTCGTAAGCCATCTGCGCGCTATCGTTACCCGCTCTATGCTACACCAGATAGCCTCCTGATTGTTGAATTAGGAGAAATATATCCTGAACTCAAAGGCTTAAAGCTACGCGGACGATTACAAGAACGTAAAATAGTCCCTTACTACAGTCGTGCCGAAATCATGAATAATCCTGAAAAATTACAGGGCCATGAACTGCTGTGGGTAGATGATGAGATCGAACTGTTTTTCCTTCAAATACAAGGATCCGGCCGGATTGCACTGGACAATGGTGAAACCCTGAAAATTGGATATGCCGAACAAAATGGTCATCCTTATAACTCTATCGGAAAATTACTGGTTCAACGAGGCGAATTACCCCTAGAAAAAGCTTCTATGCAAGGCATCAAACAATGGGGGCAACGAAATCCGGACAAACTGGCCGAATTATTGCAACAAAATGCACGTTTCGTATTCTTTCGTGAGCTACCCGCCGATCTATCGGGCCCACTGGGCGCATTGGGCGTGCCATTGACGGCCGGCAGAAGCCTCGCTATCGATCCACGCGCCATACCTCAAGGCGCTCCCACATTTCTTGCCACAACCTGGCCAAACTCTAATAAGCAATTACATCGTTTAATGATGGCACAGGATACCGGTGGCGCGATCAAGGGTGGGGTACGCGCCGATTTTTTCTGGGGTTTCGGCTCAGAAGCCGGAAAACAGGCCGGGAAAATGAAACAAAAAGGTAAAATGTGGGTACTCATGCCGCAGGGGTACACGCCACCAAAACTGGTTCAACAATAA
- a CDS encoding Nif3-like dinuclear metal center hexameric protein encodes MHRNELENYLNQLLEISHFRDYCPNGLQVEGRDKIRKVISGVTASLDFLQAAVAANADAILVHHGYFWRGEVERLVGIKHHRIALLMAHNLNLFAYHLPLDAHRELGNNTQLAHRLGLVETARFGEQDIAVQGKLTQPSTLRELGKNISRVLLRDPMIIGDQDKPVQHIAWCTGAAQGYFEEAAQRGVDVFITGEISEQTVHIARESGVAFISAGHHATERYGVQALGEHIAQKFDIHHQFIDIENPV; translated from the coding sequence ATGCATCGAAATGAACTTGAGAATTATCTGAATCAGTTACTAGAGATTTCTCATTTCCGTGATTATTGCCCAAATGGGCTGCAAGTGGAAGGGCGCGATAAAATTCGTAAAGTAATTAGCGGCGTCACGGCTTCACTTGATTTCCTGCAAGCCGCTGTAGCAGCCAATGCTGACGCCATACTCGTTCATCATGGTTATTTCTGGCGTGGAGAAGTCGAGCGACTGGTCGGCATAAAACATCATCGCATTGCTCTGCTAATGGCACACAATCTAAATCTATTTGCTTATCATTTACCGCTGGATGCTCATCGGGAGCTGGGTAATAACACGCAACTGGCTCACAGATTGGGTCTGGTTGAAACAGCTCGTTTTGGTGAGCAGGATATCGCTGTACAAGGAAAATTAACGCAACCCTCGACACTACGAGAATTAGGGAAAAATATATCCCGGGTTCTACTGCGCGATCCAATGATCATCGGCGATCAGGACAAACCAGTTCAACACATTGCCTGGTGTACCGGCGCCGCTCAAGGCTACTTCGAAGAAGCAGCTCAACGCGGAGTAGATGTGTTTATTACCGGTGAAATTTCTGAACAGACAGTACATATCGCACGAGAATCAGGCGTAGCATTTATCTCGGCCGGACACCATGCTACCGAACGTTATGGAGTACAAGCACTCGGAGAACACATTGCCCAGAAATTTGATATCCATCATCAATTCATTGATATCGAAAACCCGGTATAA
- a CDS encoding Do family serine endopeptidase, with translation MRRLWIIFAQTVTMLLAIFFVVSTLRPELLPWSPRGTLVTIKEAAPVTSTLRPDSFYDAAKIAMPSVVNIFTSKEVTEPSHPLMNDPMFQRFFGDRFESRPRRSTSLGSGVIVSPEGYILTNHHVVEAADEVEIALLDGRKASARVIGSDPETDVAVLKINLKDLPAITFGQSDQAKVGDIVLAVGNPFGVGQTVTMGIIGALGRSQVGISTFENFIQTDAAINPGNSGGALTDTSGNLIGINTAIYSRTGGSLGIGFAIPVHIAQQIMEQIIQSGSVTRGWLGVSMQDMTQELAESFKLTSPTGALIAGVLKDGPADQAGVKPGDILIAVEDKAVKNSADLLNLVAALLPGETISLAIIRNKKEMPIQVKVGKRPKQL, from the coding sequence ATGCGCAGACTCTGGATAATTTTTGCACAAACTGTAACGATGCTTTTAGCTATATTTTTTGTCGTTTCTACATTGCGTCCGGAATTGTTGCCATGGAGTCCTCGGGGAACATTAGTCACTATTAAGGAAGCAGCTCCTGTTACGAGCACCTTACGGCCAGATAGCTTTTATGATGCTGCAAAGATAGCCATGCCATCTGTGGTAAATATTTTTACCAGCAAGGAAGTGACGGAGCCTTCTCATCCATTAATGAATGATCCCATGTTTCAGCGATTTTTTGGAGATCGTTTTGAATCGAGACCAAGACGATCAACTAGTCTAGGTTCTGGAGTTATTGTCAGCCCAGAAGGTTACATTCTCACGAATCACCACGTGGTAGAAGCTGCAGATGAAGTTGAAATTGCGCTGTTAGATGGTAGAAAAGCCAGCGCCCGAGTTATCGGTTCGGATCCCGAAACGGATGTTGCCGTGCTAAAAATAAACTTGAAGGATTTACCGGCGATAACCTTTGGTCAATCTGATCAAGCCAAGGTTGGTGATATTGTACTTGCGGTAGGGAATCCTTTTGGTGTGGGGCAAACGGTGACAATGGGAATTATCGGTGCGTTGGGACGATCTCAGGTGGGAATCAGTACTTTTGAGAATTTTATTCAAACCGATGCTGCGATTAATCCTGGTAATTCTGGAGGAGCACTGACTGATACATCAGGCAACCTGATTGGTATTAATACAGCTATTTATTCTCGTACGGGGGGTTCTCTGGGAATTGGGTTTGCCATCCCTGTGCATATTGCCCAACAAATAATGGAGCAGATTATTCAATCGGGTAGTGTAACGCGTGGTTGGTTGGGTGTCAGTATGCAGGATATGACACAAGAGTTAGCTGAATCTTTCAAACTGACAAGTCCTACGGGCGCTTTGATAGCAGGGGTACTTAAGGATGGCCCTGCAGATCAGGCAGGAGTCAAGCCTGGGGATATTCTTATCGCTGTGGAAGATAAAGCTGTGAAGAATTCTGCTGACTTGCTAAATTTAGTTGCGGCGCTTTTACCCGGTGAGACTATTTCGCTGGCGATTATACGGAATAAGAAGGAAATGCCCATTCAAGTGAAGGTTGGTAAACGCCCCAAACAGCTATAA
- a CDS encoding membrane protein — MTTTPSSAGLLAILGRWFSINILALGREMRLSYLPPLMVYAAAGISGLTSIVGTFYVKERLGLSAEFLAALGFWMMLPWALKMPLGHLVDLVWRWKSLLVYAGAGLITLSLLIMIGLLGYTDAMLDVASVETWYVTAALLAPIGYVLQDVVADAMTVEAVPRVDASGQKLSADKRKLMHVTMQTLGRVAIISGGILVSVANVFLLRDAGMLPEAEKAAVYLLVYELALIIPLVSILGVVFAAYLHRRDMKHFITQGHSHEEALALLGLHIDAPSVNWWILGGGLAFTILSLGIGLSRIAGGEEIIFLISMTIVLFLMWQLTGELDSDARDVLVGTALLIFVFRAIPSPGAGSTWWMIDDLGFDQQFLAILSLLGATLTLLGMFIFRRFMAERSIAYIIGFLTVVGTILSLPIVGMYFGLHEWTASLTGGIIDARFIALIDTALESPLGQIAMIPMLAWIANSAPEKLKATFFAVMASFTNLALSASQLGTKYINQFFIITREVKDPVTDQVTVPADYSQLGNLLITVTIIGFVLPLLSILFIRYTRFRNA; from the coding sequence ATGACCACTACGCCTTCATCTGCTGGACTTCTTGCTATCCTTGGTCGCTGGTTTAGTATCAATATTCTTGCGCTAGGACGTGAAATGCGGCTTTCTTACTTGCCGCCTCTTATGGTTTATGCTGCCGCAGGTATTTCTGGCTTGACGAGCATTGTCGGTACCTTTTATGTCAAGGAAAGATTGGGCCTTTCGGCGGAATTTTTAGCAGCACTCGGATTCTGGATGATGCTGCCGTGGGCTTTGAAAATGCCGCTGGGCCATCTGGTAGATCTGGTATGGCGATGGAAAAGTTTGCTTGTATATGCAGGCGCAGGGTTGATCACGCTAAGCTTATTAATCATGATTGGATTACTTGGCTATACAGATGCAATGCTCGATGTTGCATCCGTAGAAACCTGGTATGTGACAGCGGCATTACTGGCACCAATTGGTTATGTGCTTCAGGATGTTGTTGCAGATGCTATGACTGTCGAAGCGGTGCCACGAGTTGATGCATCCGGTCAAAAACTGAGTGCTGATAAACGTAAATTAATGCACGTCACGATGCAGACGCTGGGGCGTGTTGCTATCATTAGCGGTGGTATTCTGGTTTCAGTAGCGAATGTTTTCTTGCTACGCGATGCAGGGATGTTGCCAGAAGCTGAAAAGGCTGCTGTTTATTTGCTAGTTTATGAATTGGCTTTGATTATCCCGCTGGTTTCAATTTTAGGTGTTGTTTTTGCTGCTTATTTACACCGACGCGATATGAAGCACTTTATTACACAAGGGCATAGTCATGAGGAAGCGTTAGCATTGCTGGGATTGCATATCGATGCACCATCGGTGAACTGGTGGATTCTGGGTGGTGGATTGGCTTTTACAATTCTGTCATTGGGTATTGGCCTAAGCCGTATAGCGGGAGGAGAGGAAATTATATTTCTGATATCCATGACTATTGTGTTGTTTCTGATGTGGCAGCTTACCGGAGAGCTGGATTCTGATGCACGTGATGTATTGGTTGGAACCGCCTTGCTCATATTTGTGTTTCGTGCGATACCGAGTCCTGGTGCTGGTTCGACCTGGTGGATGATTGATGATTTAGGCTTTGATCAGCAATTTCTTGCGATTTTGTCATTGCTTGGTGCAACCTTGACATTGCTTGGTATGTTTATTTTTCGTCGTTTTATGGCAGAACGTTCCATTGCTTATATTATCGGCTTTCTTACCGTGGTCGGTACCATACTTTCTCTGCCAATCGTGGGTATGTATTTTGGTCTACATGAATGGACTGCTTCATTAACCGGAGGCATTATAGATGCTCGTTTTATTGCGCTGATTGATACTGCACTGGAATCACCACTAGGCCAGATTGCAATGATTCCGATGCTGGCATGGATTGCCAATTCGGCGCCAGAGAAATTGAAAGCGACCTTTTTTGCAGTGATGGCATCATTTACTAATCTGGCCTTATCAGCCTCACAGCTGGGCACTAAGTATATCAACCAATTTTTTATCATTACGCGTGAGGTAAAAGATCCCGTTACGGATCAGGTTACAGTTCCAGCGGATTATAGCCAGCTTGGGAATTTATTGATTACCGTGACGATTATTGGTTTCGTATTGCCCTTATTATCTATCCTGTTTATTAGATATACTCGTTTTCGTAATGCTTGA
- a CDS encoding ComEA family DNA-binding protein — protein MKKLLLIMLLSFGFTGAVYAAVDINTASQSELETLQGIGPAKAKAIIEYREKNGLFESESDLVKVSGIGFGIIKQLGENITVGDNTISKTEENVAAQ, from the coding sequence GTGAAGAAACTACTTTTGATTATGCTCTTGTCATTTGGATTTACAGGTGCTGTTTATGCGGCAGTTGATATTAATACGGCTAGCCAATCTGAGCTGGAAACGCTTCAGGGAATTGGTCCTGCTAAAGCTAAGGCTATTATAGAATATCGTGAAAAGAATGGATTGTTCGAATCTGAGAGTGATCTGGTTAAAGTAAGTGGTATTGGTTTTGGTATTATCAAGCAGCTCGGAGAAAATATTACCGTTGGTGATAATACGATATCGAAAACGGAAGAGAATGTTGCTGCACAGTAG